A single window of Malus sylvestris chromosome 5, drMalSylv7.2, whole genome shotgun sequence DNA harbors:
- the LOC126624227 gene encoding BAG family molecular chaperone regulator 2-like: protein MMKRRSNANGRARDSANSTTSVDEEVAWEMRPGGMLVQKRGEKSDAPAPNLRLRIAFGALRYEISASAQSTFGELKKVLTAETGLQPGEQRLLFRGKERENGEYLDMCGVKDRSKVVLVEDPASIARRAVEMRRNAKIQAAHRAILDVSREVDKLAEQVSAIEKSISNGVKVPELQITTLIEMLMRLAIKLDNISAEGDASAQKNLQGKRVQKCVESLDVLKISNAKVKPVVVTTKWEPVVTTKWETFDPPTTTAQWELFD from the exons atgaTGAAGCGGAGGTCCAATGCAAACGGCAGAGCGCGGGATAGCGCCAACAGTACGACGTCGGTCGACGAGGAAGTTGCGTGGGAAATGAGGCCCGGAGGAATGCTGGTGCAGAAGAGAGGTGAGAAATCGGACGCTCCGGCTCCGAATTTGCGGCTTCGGATTGCTTTCGGTGCTCTCCGTTACGAGATCTCGGCCAGTGCTCAGTCCACATTCG GGGAGTTGAAGAAGGTTCTTACGGCAGAGACAGGGTTACAGCCTGGCGAGCAGAGGCTGTTATTCAGAGGAAAAGAGCGAGAAAACGGCGAGTACTTGGACATGTGCGGAGTCAAAGACCGGTCAAAAGTCGTACTGGTGGAGGACCCAGCGAGCATCGCGAGGAGGGCCGTTGAGATGCGTAGGAATGCCAAGATCCAGGCCGCACATCGCGCCATACTGGACGTGTCCAGGGAGGTTGACAAGCTCGCGGAGCAG GTCTCTGCAATTGAAAAATCCATCTCAAATGGAGTCAAAGTACCAGAACTTCAGATAACTACACTAATTGAGATGCTCATGAGACTAGCAATCAAGCTGGACAACATTTCTGCAGAAGGAGATGCTTCTGCTCAGAAGAATCTGCAG GGCAAGAGGGTGCAGAAATGTGTTGAAAGTCTGGATGTACTGAAGATATCAAATGCAAAGGTGAAGCCTGTTGTGGTGACAACCAAATGGGAGCCTGTTGTGACAACCAAGTGGGAGACTTTTGACCCTCCTACAACCACAGCTCAATGGGAGTTGTTCGACTAA